In a single window of the Sphingobacteriaceae bacterium genome:
- the lipA gene encoding lipoyl synthase has protein sequence MTPEPALDPNLNGAGPLPKPPWLKVRLQHGPRYQELAALTGELAIHTVCREARCPNIYECWNAGTATFMILGSVCTRACRFCAVDFGLPTELDLQEPQRVAEAVARLRLDHAVITSVARDDLADGGASVFAATVEAVKAASPGTTVEVLVPDFGGSQEAVAAVMAAGPAVFNHNIETVERLTPLVRSRARYRRSLAVLAQAARLAREQEEPALIKSGLMLGLGEHREEVEQALLDLRAAGCSILTLGQYLQPSPDHLPVARYVPPAEFGRWRETALAMGFVHVESGPLVRSSYRAHRYRAQVAP, from the coding sequence GTGACGCCTGAGCCCGCCCTCGACCCCAACCTGAACGGCGCCGGCCCGCTGCCCAAGCCCCCCTGGCTGAAGGTGCGCCTCCAGCACGGACCCCGCTATCAGGAACTGGCCGCCTTGACCGGTGAACTGGCCATCCACACCGTCTGCCGGGAGGCCCGCTGCCCCAACATTTACGAATGCTGGAACGCCGGCACCGCCACCTTCATGATTCTCGGCAGTGTCTGCACCCGGGCGTGCCGCTTCTGCGCCGTGGACTTCGGCCTGCCCACGGAGCTGGACCTGCAGGAGCCCCAGCGGGTGGCCGAAGCGGTGGCCCGCCTGCGCTTGGATCATGCGGTCATCACCTCGGTGGCCCGGGACGACCTGGCCGACGGTGGCGCTTCGGTCTTCGCCGCCACCGTAGAGGCCGTCAAGGCCGCCAGCCCCGGTACCACCGTGGAGGTGCTGGTGCCCGACTTCGGCGGCAGCCAAGAGGCCGTGGCCGCCGTCATGGCGGCGGGGCCCGCCGTCTTCAACCACAACATCGAGACGGTGGAGCGGCTGACGCCCCTGGTGCGGTCCCGGGCCCGCTACCGCCGATCCCTGGCCGTCCTGGCCCAGGCGGCCCGCCTGGCCCGGGAGCAGGAGGAGCCGGCCCTCATCAAGTCGGGGCTGATGCTGGGCCTGGGGGAGCACCGGGAGGAAGTGGAGCAGGCCCTGCTGGACCTGCGGGCGGCGGGCTGCTCCATCTTGACCTTGGGCCAGTACCTGCAGCCGTCTCCCGATCACCTGCCCGTAGCCCGGTACGTGCCGCCGGCGGAGTTCGGCCGCTGGCGGGAAACGGCTCTGGCCATGGGCTTCGTTCATGTGGAGTCGGGGCCCTTGGTGCGCAGTTCCTACCGGGCCCACCGGTACCGGGCGCAGGTGGCACCATGA
- a CDS encoding DUF1805 domain-containing protein, translating to MVRVDPVVVGDHVFTGVTVELPKTRLIVLATPKGYIMCGALDIGLLNDRLAERGIVAARCVGVRTYEDLLNCGVESATKAAEELGIKPGMPGREALLRML from the coding sequence ATGGTACGGGTAGATCCGGTGGTGGTGGGCGACCACGTCTTCACCGGCGTGACGGTGGAACTGCCCAAGACCCGCCTCATCGTGCTGGCGACCCCCAAGGGCTACATCATGTGCGGCGCCTTGGACATCGGCCTGCTGAACGACCGCCTGGCTGAGAGGGGCATCGTGGCCGCCCGCTGCGTGGGCGTGCGCACCTATGAAGACCTGCTGAACTGCGGGGTGGAGAGTGCCACCAAGGCCGCCGAGGAACTGGGCATCAAGCCCGGGATGCCGGGCCGGGAAGCCCTGCTGCGGATGCTTTGA
- the lipB gene encoding lipoyl(octanoyl) transferase LipB has product MTQDIWTLLGPGALRSDRERLLALRLGTMPYQEARRLQQGLAAARAAGDLPRDVLLLLEHPHTYTMGRLTPDHHIRWSREELAARGIALHTVDRGGLATYHGPGQLVGYPIVHLKERGLKVTQYVARLEEALVNLLAELGIPAHREEGRRGVWTAGGKIAAIGIRCSRWVTSHGFALNVNTDLALFQGIVPCGLPHEPVTSVVQEGVEGFTASSLQGAAARHVAVALDYAAVEEAPSPFTSSGAVQEAPSPFKASAAGLPGPASRA; this is encoded by the coding sequence ATGACGCAGGACATTTGGACTCTGCTGGGCCCCGGGGCCCTGCGGTCGGACCGGGAGCGGCTGCTGGCCCTCCGGCTGGGCACCATGCCCTACCAAGAGGCCCGGCGCCTCCAACAGGGGCTGGCGGCGGCCCGGGCCGCGGGCGACCTGCCCCGGGATGTGCTCCTGCTGCTGGAGCACCCCCACACCTACACCATGGGCCGCCTGACGCCGGACCATCATATCCGCTGGAGCCGGGAAGAACTGGCCGCCCGGGGCATCGCCCTCCACACCGTGGACCGGGGCGGGCTGGCCACCTACCACGGCCCGGGGCAATTGGTGGGCTACCCCATCGTCCACCTGAAGGAGCGGGGCTTGAAGGTTACCCAATATGTAGCCCGCCTGGAGGAAGCATTGGTGAATCTCCTGGCGGAATTGGGCATCCCGGCCCACCGGGAGGAGGGCCGGCGGGGCGTCTGGACCGCCGGGGGCAAGATCGCCGCCATCGGCATCCGCTGCAGCCGCTGGGTCACTAGCCACGGCTTCGCCCTCAACGTAAACACCGACCTGGCCTTATTCCAGGGGATCGTGCCCTGCGGCCTGCCCCACGAGCCCGTCACGTCTGTTGTGCAGGAGGGGGTTGAGGGGTTTACGGCGTCCTCCTTGCAGGGGGCGGCAGCCCGGCACGTGGCCGTAGCCCTGGACTACGCCGCCGTGGAAGAGGCGCCTTCTCCCTTCACATCATCAGGAGCCGTGCAAGAGGCGCCTTCCCCCTTCAAAGCATCCGCAGCAGGGCTTCCCGGCCCGGCATCCCGGGCTTGA
- a CDS encoding DNA translocase FtsK 4TM domain-containing protein, with the protein MHERQVRGPLGAWFAGTGERLRREVAGLLMVGFALFGYTSLVGDGTGAVGRVLRLVLSALFGGGRYVVPGLVGIAGMAVLAGKPLAGDRRRWWGTLLGLMVLATFLHRGIPGETALTQGMAGAGGGLLGGIFSWALLHTVGPTGRTIVVIIGALVSLVLVTGLSVAAAGRGLVQGGGPVLRRGWARMGDFLFETVEEEDSADDHGDEPEAAAAGDEPHDEPEGDDPYWEDPRAALSGPRVILHHDTEANGALGANGMPGAGGETGEGAVAGAAAATGAAGAGAAGAAGAVAAPHRPYQRPPLTLLRSGRGAARRASKGAGHQAQALEETLASFGVTAKVIGVQQGPAVTRYELQLARGIKVSRVQNLANDIALSLAATDVRIEAPIPGKSAVGIEVPNREIRAVPLRDVLEAPEFQEMKSPLAFAVGQDIAGQPVVTHLDGLLHLLIAGATGSGKSVCINALLASLLCKAGPDEVRLLLIDPKMVELSGYNGIPHLLVPVITDPRRAASALQWLVREMERRYESFAEAGTRDIVTYNKRRVQLGEDKLPYIVVVIDELADLMLVAPVDVEDAIQRLAQMARAAGIHLVVATQRPSVDVITGVIKANIPSRIAFAVASQTDSRVILDMAGADKLVGKGDMLFFPIGASKPVRVQGCYISEQELGRLLDFVRKQAEPQYDEDVLAAAEQAGPDPGEDYDELFPEAVRLVVEAGHASVSHLQRRLRIGYTRAGRLVDMMEERGFVGPHMGSKARELRITMEDYRRLFGGKEKGGEDDN; encoded by the coding sequence GTGCATGAAAGGCAGGTGCGGGGACCTTTGGGCGCCTGGTTCGCCGGGACTGGGGAGCGGCTGCGGCGGGAAGTGGCCGGCCTCCTGATGGTAGGCTTCGCCTTGTTCGGCTATACATCCCTGGTGGGAGACGGCACCGGCGCCGTGGGCCGGGTACTGCGCCTTGTGCTGTCCGCCTTGTTCGGCGGCGGCCGCTATGTGGTACCCGGCCTGGTGGGCATCGCCGGGATGGCCGTCCTGGCGGGCAAGCCTCTGGCCGGCGACCGACGCCGGTGGTGGGGCACCCTGCTGGGTTTGATGGTGCTGGCCACCTTCCTCCACCGGGGCATTCCGGGGGAGACGGCCCTGACCCAAGGGATGGCCGGGGCCGGCGGCGGGCTCCTGGGGGGCATCTTCAGCTGGGCCTTGCTTCATACCGTTGGACCCACCGGCCGGACCATCGTGGTCATCATCGGCGCTTTGGTGTCCCTGGTTTTGGTAACCGGCCTGTCGGTAGCCGCCGCCGGCCGGGGCTTGGTCCAGGGCGGCGGGCCCGTCCTGCGCCGGGGCTGGGCCCGGATGGGCGATTTCCTGTTTGAAACGGTAGAAGAAGAGGATTCGGCAGATGACCACGGGGACGAGCCTGAGGCCGCCGCGGCGGGCGACGAACCCCACGATGAACCGGAAGGCGACGATCCTTACTGGGAGGATCCCCGGGCCGCCCTCAGCGGGCCCCGGGTCATCCTCCACCACGACACCGAGGCCAACGGCGCCTTGGGCGCCAACGGCATGCCGGGCGCCGGTGGAGAAACCGGGGAAGGGGCGGTGGCAGGCGCTGCCGCCGCCACCGGGGCCGCCGGTGCCGGTGCCGCCGGTGCTGCCGGGGCCGTGGCTGCACCCCACCGGCCGTATCAGCGGCCGCCCCTGACCTTGCTCCGGTCGGGCCGGGGCGCCGCCCGGCGGGCGAGCAAGGGGGCGGGGCACCAGGCCCAGGCCCTGGAGGAGACCCTGGCCAGCTTCGGCGTCACCGCCAAGGTCATCGGCGTGCAGCAGGGCCCGGCCGTTACCCGCTACGAACTCCAATTGGCCCGGGGCATCAAGGTGAGCCGGGTGCAGAACCTGGCCAACGACATCGCCTTGAGCCTGGCGGCCACCGATGTGCGCATCGAGGCCCCCATCCCCGGGAAGTCGGCGGTAGGCATCGAGGTGCCCAACCGGGAGATCCGGGCTGTGCCCCTGCGGGACGTGCTGGAAGCCCCCGAATTCCAGGAGATGAAGTCGCCCCTGGCCTTCGCCGTGGGCCAGGACATCGCCGGCCAGCCCGTGGTCACCCACCTGGACGGCCTCCTGCACCTGCTTATCGCCGGGGCCACGGGCTCGGGCAAGAGCGTATGCATCAACGCCCTCCTGGCCAGCCTCCTGTGCAAGGCAGGGCCCGATGAAGTACGCCTCCTCCTCATCGATCCGAAAATGGTGGAACTGAGCGGCTACAACGGCATTCCCCACCTGCTGGTGCCGGTGATCACCGATCCCCGGCGGGCCGCCTCGGCCCTCCAGTGGCTGGTGCGGGAGATGGAGCGCCGCTACGAGTCCTTCGCCGAAGCCGGCACCCGGGACATCGTGACCTACAACAAGCGCCGGGTGCAGTTGGGCGAGGACAAGCTGCCCTACATCGTGGTGGTCATCGACGAGCTGGCCGACTTGATGCTGGTGGCCCCCGTAGATGTGGAAGATGCCATCCAGCGCCTGGCCCAGATGGCCCGGGCGGCGGGCATCCACCTGGTGGTGGCCACCCAGCGGCCCAGCGTGGACGTCATCACCGGCGTCATCAAGGCCAACATCCCCTCCCGCATCGCCTTCGCCGTGGCTTCCCAGACCGATTCCCGGGTCATTTTGGACATGGCCGGGGCGGACAAATTGGTGGGCAAGGGGGACATGCTCTTTTTCCCCATCGGGGCCAGCAAGCCCGTACGGGTGCAGGGCTGCTACATCTCCGAGCAGGAACTGGGGCGCCTGCTGGATTTCGTCCGCAAGCAGGCGGAGCCCCAATACGATGAGGACGTGCTGGCTGCCGCCGAGCAGGCGGGTCCCGATCCGGGGGAGGACTACGACGAGTTGTTCCCCGAGGCGGTGCGGCTGGTGGTGGAGGCGGGCCATGCCTCGGTCTCCCACCTGCAGCGCCGGCTGCGCATCGGCTACACCCGGGCGGGGCGGCTGGTGGACATGATGGAGGAGCGGGGCTTCGTCGGCCCCCATATGGGCAGCAAAGCCCGGGAACTGCGGATCACCATGGAAGACTATCGCCGGCTGTTCGGAGGAAAGGAGAAAGGCGGGGAGGACGACAACTAG